The genomic window tcacggttcatgagatacaacctggtgacagacggacggatggacggacggacggcctgacagaggagcgaaaacaatagggtccctttttaccctttgggtacggaaccctaaaaatatggcctacatagGTCCTTATATACACAAATACATTTCATactgatatttaatatttaaagtaaaattggTTATTTAGGCcctaaacaataaaacatttttgaaatttcATCATTTACTCTTATTTTCGAAAATATACTTTGCAGTATCGCAGTAACCATCTCCGCCAAGATGGGGGCCTATGCTTCGAGATTCCCCCGTGGCAACATCAGCCGGTTGTGTTGGAGGAACACCTCGTTGGTCTGAGGCTGAGGTGGGGGAACTCCTCCGATTCACGACGGCAGTTGAGATCGCAACTCGCTTTGGCTAATAGGTAATCAGTTTTATGTACCAAATATCTAGTTTTATTGCAGTTCTGTCATCTTTAGAACTGGTAGTTGGCAATTGTTTGCACGCATATACACGCGGAGCCGTCGGTACGATCCATTCGTAGTAACCGCAGGAAAAAGGCGCTTATGTGAAAGCGCAAATTTCAAAAAACTCTTTAATGACTATAGACATTCAAAGAGTCTTCAAAAACTGCATATTTCTgcatcaatattaaaattaaatgcatgTAATCTCGTAACTTTGTCCACATATAATACACAAATTGTTTCCACAGTGAAATATCTCGATACATGGACACAGTCCTGGCTCCATTCCTGGACACTTACCACAGAAACATACAGAACTCCTACCAGCAGTTAACTGGCAAGATATTGAGGAGAATCAAAGACGAGATCAATGGAGCCATACAGAAGAAACAGATGATTTACACTGAGTTGACGCAGTTGGCTGATAATTTGAAAGTACCAGGTAGacttaatattgtatttatttcctCCAGTGGTTTCTTTTCCTGAGGGAACTAGTTCGCGTTTCTAGATAGAAAGTATTTCACAACTAGGAGGTCTTTAAGTTCTAACAGTATGAAGCTGAGTATTtaacatgaagcgactgcctatctgatctcttcaacacagttacccgggtaactccTTATAAAGATGTTCCTCAGTAAGAGAGAACTCGATTTCCCTTAGAAAGCGACATTCAAGTCAggttttctggcttctgacaacccgtaacgactgccaaagatattccaATGACAGCCGAGAAGTATGCTTCTTTCTACGCGATATCCAGAAACCTTTAGCTGATTCCTCGAAACGCTCCATAAAATCTCCACTATTTTCTTCAGGCATGTGCGAAGAAGAAAGGCGAGCAGCTCGCACTCTCGCCAGCAGACATGTCTCCTCAATCTACGCCTGTACTGAAGAGGCTCGTGGCTCCATTGCCAAGATGGGAAAGTATGCTGAGGAGATGATCGGGATCACCAGGAACCATATGCAGGCGACACTGGTAGAAGCCACCAGGGCGTTTGAAGATCAAGACTTGGGGGCGCAAAGGAGTGCTGTCTTGCCAAAGTGAGTAAGCAATAATTTCATGTTTATAATTACAGTAGCTTCCAGTGTTATCACTCGCTTCTTGAGCGAACTACTTCGCGCattcggataaaatgtagcctataagTCTTTCTTAGAGAATGGGCTATTCAATACTAAATGGAATATTCAactgaaatagtttttcaaatcgaGCCTGTATCTTTTGATTAGCGCGTTCGAGTAAACAATGTACTAACAGCTTTAAAATATCGGTATAGACAAATTTTCAATTACAtgtatcatcatctcccgagccttttcccaactgtgttggagtcggcttccagtcaaaacggatgcagctaagtaagCCAGTGCTTTGAATTATATGTATGAACCGAgtttttaaatatgaatgtttgattaaaggctcgagcagaccggatgcgtatgcgtaaccacgtcgtagtcacgcgcgtagttacggcgtaaccatgagttgtaatgtatggaaatgtatgagacaggccacaccacttgcgtaacgtagacgtgcgcgtcgttacgcaagcggtgtggcctgtctcatacatttccatacattacaactcatggtacgtgcacgtctacgtgcacgtctacgcttacgtctacgcatacgcatccggtctgctggaGCCTTTAATTAGAAAATGATATTCAAGTCCTGCACTCAGAAGAACTCCAAATCCTACTATAAGAAGAACTTAATCACATTTCTGTTACCAGAACCGATGTCTCCTCCTGTCTAGAAGAGCTCTCTCGAGCAGCAGTCATCCTTGGCTACGAGCTGGACCTCAGCCTTACCAACGCCAGAAGACATAACGAACAGTCCTGCGAAAGACTGACTTCTTGCACGTCCAGGGCCAGAAGACATACAGAAGAGGAGATCGTTGCTTTAAGAGACCAGATCTATCAGTGTGTTTTTGCATGAAATCGCCGAGAAAATATTTAAGAGCTAGGTTTTTGAGGAATACGATATGAGAAATATgcagttcagtattttttggtaaataaagTAGAATGTATTTGgagttttattacaattttctcGACAAAAACACAGCTTGAATGGGCAATCTAACACTGGCAGATTTTTTGGAAGAGAACCTgtagtttctgagataagcATGTTCAAAGAAATATACTCTTCGGCTTTATACCTCTAATATTGGTATAGATTCCGCAAGATAAAGAAGTTAACCAAAATCCATgatgcaaaacaaaataataatgaaaagcaAAGTTGACCTCAAAACactgttttaaaatgtatattgtGTGCCTAGGAAATATTTATTCAGGATGGAAACTAATAAGTTACCTAAACGGGTAGAAATTAAGTGGTGTATGTattttggggttgaaacctgGGACATTCTATCAACAGAAAAGTTTTGCGGACCGCTGATGAAATAGGTACATCGGTTGATTAAGCCACGAAATTTCCTAGAAGGTATACGAAGTTTGAGCATTATTTTGTGAGGCAATAATTTGAAGTAATAACTATAGTGTTGAGGTATTTTTTCTGATTGGAATTTGGAGAGTTTTATCTCTTTAGCAGAAgcatttatcttattttaagtattattaattttaaattaaattctagtaggtataggtattttgAGATTGCTTAAACCTATCTGAagccaaagctttttattatcgTGACACCCTAAGGACACCCCAGGAACTGAACCAAATTGTAAAATTAATCTCTATGTAGAAAATTTAACTATCACACTTTATACGCAATCATTATTCAAACATTAACATTCCCCAGTTTAACAGCCTTAATATCTAACCTTCACaccacacacagacacgtcgcTAAACCTCACATAAACGTTTGTATGAAATCTCCAACGAACATCATTATAACCTTTCGTAACTCCTAGCCGGACCCTCGTCCCTTCACTGTCCCTTCTAATCATGCCCTTTCTGAAACCCTTTAATTTACAGTTATACGACAAAGCCAAatcaaattattcaaatatttagacAACAGGCCACTAATGAATTTAGATTAGTTCGTTCTGAAACATTCGATTTGCAGTTGTTTTCAATTAGAATTGATGCAGTGTTGCTATTTGTGGTGGTTAATCTTAAATCGTTGACGCTAAATAATGCACGGGTTGATTCATTCTATAGATATTTATAAGGGTAAGCAACGATTGTCGCAGTGTTTCCATGGATGGCTGAGCAAAATTGATCATGACgagtttcagaaggcacgttaaattcgTGGGCCCCGGCTGTTATTTgagcatctttggcagtcgctatGCGTAGACGTTTAGGCTGAAGCctgaaagtctgataaccaccaccaccaccagctACCTTAAACCTACACTTTTTGAGGCTTTACGATTAAGAATCATGGATAAATGAATAACCAGTACCTAATATGTACACAAATGATTGTGTAGTAGTCCGTAGTCTGCAATTTATCGCAGTTAAGTAATGATAAGGTTTGCAATGGGCAAGCCTACATGAGAAGTGGGACGACGGTCGTGGGACCTTGTGACATGGGTTTTAATCTACATTTTATGGTTAAAATACACATTTGTTTTCCCCTTTATGAGATACTGGCTAttttcctgcggttttaccTGAGGAAACTTACTTGAGACGGCTCTTAATTATCTGTGGTCCCTTTTggatcggttcagtagttttgataagataagagtcgtggtggcctagtgggtaaaagaccaacctcaagtacgagggcgcgggttcgatcccaggtcaggcaagtaccaatgcaacttttctaagtttgtatgtactttctaagtatatcttagacaccattggctgtgtttcggatggcacgttaaactgtaggtcccggctgtcattgaacatccttggcagtcgttacgggtagtcagaagccagtaagtctgacaccagtctaaccaaggggtatcgggttaacCCAGtatgttgaggaggtcagataggcagtcgcttcttgtaaagcactggtactcagctgaatccggttagactggaagccgaccccaacatgattgggaaaaggctcggaggatgatgatgagtagtTTTGATAAGAAAAATACAGTTTCATATTGTTGTGAATTGGGACAGGGGGAGGAGGACGAGAGACAGTTACCTTTGCATTTACAGATAATATTAACCTTATTGACataacagttaaaaaaaaaaaaaaataaaaataaaagttaaaaggtAAAAAACCTCTCAGAATGAACGTCGAAAACTAGGTACTGTTTATAAgaattgatataaatatttcgaaattaaagtgcgtgttaaaaatttcacagTAACTCCTTTCCGCGAAAATTCTCAGTACAAGTCTTTAAATCATTCCgccttttaatattttgatatttcttGTTTGAAAATGTGCAGTTGCAAAGGGtggaaaatattgttaatactTTGTTCCTGGTATATTTGcagaaacagttttattttgacACTGCTTTTTATAGATTAAAATGTGTAAGTGTGTGTAAGAATTGTGCTTGTGTGCTTGTTTCATAGAATAAGAAAAGCGTGATTTATCGTATAGTTTGTTTATATAACAACAGCTGTAAGAAGCTGCTCATATAAGTGGTGTTTTAACAGAATTCGTTAATATTGTAGGTCGTCAGATTGATagtaataattttctattttaatcaCAACcttgaccgtcttaccacaaaaactttttaacgtcagtttaagacttgtctaaaaaaagaacaaattatgacgttgacatatggttcattttggagccacattttttttagacaagtgtaaaacagtggttaaagtttttgtagtaaggccaataatatttaaatgattcGAAAACTCATCACTTTTATTATACCctggagaaaaaaaaaatcggttcagccaaaggCGTGATAATCGCACACAAACAATAcaagtcaaactgagaacctcctttttttgaagtatgTTAGACACCAACAAGAATAAATCTTAGATACCGTATTCACGGCACATTCTCCCGAAATCTGGAACACCATAAAACAGGGGTTTGTAACAAGACACACATTCTTAACCCTGCCATATAAAACTTTCATCATAAAGGTGGGTGAACGAATAAAATATTCGTGAGGACTTGAAATAGTTGCCAAGCATGGGTAATAACCAcgaagtaaggaaagatgagcggagattctacaaggtgttgatttgcatttgtgccatacttcaggaggaggtcataaaatacgtaaataatcgattggaattacagtggacgggaaatagctaatatgtactgctttttttgtcattgtaatgtcgtagtatttcagaagtaatccaattttatgaatgaaaattatgactaATCGTTGCATATGCttggtgtttgcgtttgtgtgagggcgcagcagggtttaaaggccagtaacacacgcctcatgttcaaatacggctaggtgacattgacggaattccgaaaaaaaaaaataaaaaaaaaatgacgtaccaatttttttgttgatttgggtcgagaatcattagcattattacgtccttgactatggcacggatgcaaatcaacagcttgtataatgcaggtaggtcagaccCCTCcctctaggtcaaattcgtacggtgggtttaaccaaaacaatcagttatgAGTGGAGTAGCGAGGAGTTCAGGTTCTTCGAGCCATCTGTCAAGGATTTGTGGTATTCCAAAAACGGGTCGGGTCCAAAGGGCGaaaatagtaacgttcctcgtcccctgcaCGCCCGcaatttggcgcgctactttcttggCGGATCATAACTTACAGGGTGCAAGACTCCTGAGAGTATCAGGAGTTACGCTTTCATGGTGAAGATTATTGTCTGCGTGAAGAAGGGGATGGTGGTGATTTAAGGGATATtttagtcatcatcctccgagcctttttcccaactatgttggggtcggcttccagtcaaaccggatgtagctgggtaccagtgctttacaaggagcaaaaatattaatgaatattttagtaTCATGATAATAATGTTATGTTGCAATTACGAATATAGCCTTTTACATTTATATGCCATGTTATTACTACTGTAAAACGTGTAGAtactttagtattttttttctgtagctATATGTAAAGTCGTTTCAAAACTACATACAAAGTCTTTAatctccccactcagagacatttaatgattacttacgCCATTCATtcgagtgacttaagtaatcattaaatatctctgagtggggaggtaaaagtttattcaattcattaatcaaaatgttcacTGTACATGTCATAGATAGGCCATAGTTAACATGTAAAATGCTTATTACAAAACACAGATCTAATATGCTTTTTGGACCAAAGTCGGATTAATTCGTGTTTTTGTCTATAAAGTTTGAAATTCACTGCATACATTAgtcttacgcggtgtcctgcgtgagcgacgaacgcgacgcgacgcgacgcaacacgacgcgacgtaatgcgacgcgatgctatacgcgacagatgtcctacgtgattttggtcattacttctcaaatcatggagaagttgtgttacaattttgcttgaaagttcatatttaaagtacagacagcaacaatcttccaacttgtttgtactaataaacgatttctttaatatttatgttttttttgtcccacaacaatcaacgcttctgaatagttcgcggtgtcgcgtctggtcgccctcaaaacaagtacgcgttacgtcgcgtctcgccgcagactgtcacataggccgcatgtagggaattcctttgagttgatcgcgttcgtcgcgttcgcagcgtcgcgtcgcgtcgcgttcgtcgctcacgcaggacaccgcgttaaaAAGACGTGTGAATACGACGTATGTCCAGAAAAAGAGTGAATGATGTGGTGACCATGCAAATGAATGGAAGAAAACTATATGCGTCAACCACACTGGACCCCAGGCTGTTAGTTACAAAACATATATCTATAAAAAGTTTTGTCTATACAATCAACTTCAAACTAAACTGTCAACTCTACTCACAACGTGGAGTCTTAATGGCCTGGATCTTAAACTGGAATTTTGGATGCCGAAGTAACATCACCCCTGAAACCTTTCTGATTTAGCTTATGTGTTAGCAAACCATACCAAAACACAACATgttattgtaacaaaaaaaaaacattaaggtgatcttcacactgccccgcatcacgctgcatcttgcgtgtcgacgcacctacgcgcgttcctgcgggagtgcagatctgcatcatcgtgcgggtttttcacgcactcacgcgcgtaggtgcgttttgtaaattcacgcacagcgagttccattttcaaatatacacgtcacgcgcattcaaaatcacgcgcggcattgcgggattcagtgtgccataccttgcgtctcgccccgcacctacgcgcgggggtgcgtgtttctccgcatgtatgtgcgtgatccgcatgaacgcgcgtggatgcattttcagtgtgttggactatgcgtgttttccatacaaacggagatatttccatacaacggaaaaaaacgcatccacgcactacgctgcatcatgcggggcagtgtgataatcgcctaaccgtcttaccacaaaaactttttaacgtcagtttaagacttgtccaaaaaaatgtcaaattatgacgttgacatatggttcattttggaaccatattttttttagacaagtgtaaaacagtggttaaagtttttgtagtaaggccataattGTTTTAGCAGCCAGTTACACAAAACCGGGGcataaaactcaaaaaataatacaaaacctAATGAAAATAACTAGGTATGTTTATCAGTATATTTTCGCCTCTTTTAACGGCATGGGCGATTAATTCCGAATGGGGTGAAGTTACAAGTTGTGGTCAGGAGCGCAATGTATGCAGCAAAGAGTTTGTGGTGCTATGCAGTTTAGGAAAAGTATTTTGATACTTATTGTATGGACGTTTGTTGGTACGTTTACCGCACGGTATTGTGTAGATTAGCTAGTAgattggggttgaaaccctcgggtcgtggggtccgaatgcccacattctatttaaagatctctctaggcggctggttgacgcttctcgtgaccagaaggctggctattacctcggacaaagaatcagcatggcgatccaatgaggtaatgctgccagcctcttgggcacgctcccagttgacagcgatggggacgaattttttgacgctttttagttgtttgttttactaggatagtttttgatttttattgtaaatatctatgtaaataaacaccCTTCAAAAATTGCTAGTAGATTTGCGATATGTAATGTGTAATGGCTCTTAGTTGGATCCAACAGTAAACTGTTATAGTTTGGAGATGGATGATTGTTTTGGaaaagtaatgttttttttcgatTCAATTTGAATTGGAGTAACAGACAGAGActaacaaataaatgaatatgaatatatCAAAATATGGCTGAGGCCTCTAATTTGCATACGacacattttaataatttaatagcgTTAAAGCTGAATCTTAACTACGACTGCTGCTCTCGATTTTACGTAGATCAAACAGCAGGACATACGAGTATCTAcgcacaagcatttgcgaaAGCACAGGTGCACTTTTTATTATTCCCACAGTCTCGTAGTCTGATATGACGATTTCATAAGTCATACAAAAAAAGCTACAGATATACCCGGATAACTATCTAGATTTCATCATCCCTTCTTCAACACACGATCTTCATCAAATTACCGCCTTTATCATCCAAAACAAGCGTTTATCCACTGCACCAATTTACTCTGCACATTGTTGGAATGCATCCGCGCATACAATGCACGGGACAGTGATAAGGCTGTATGCATCACAACGGATTTGCACGAGGCGACGTCATTTGTCAGGCAAGCACATAGTTAGGAGCGGGGACTATGTAGATACGTTTTTGTTTCTGTATATCTATCTAGCTATTTTTGTACGAGAGTGTTAGGGATCTATTTAGATGGATGGTAACAAGACTGAAGACTTTGGTTTATTTGGTATAGTAAGTAACCTTTTTTGCATCAAGGCTGTAAAATGTAGACAACAATCAAAGTCACGAACTTGCAGGGCGGTATAAATGTTTTGACTACGGTTTAAAGTCATATTTTTTCAGAGTTAatcttggtatttttttttcatgtatttaaCACAAGAACGGACAccgtttttttatataatttcgtcTTTGAACTATTACTTGGATAAACACATAAAAATTtaagttttcaccaaaattCTCTTAAAAAACTTCCTGCGCACTCCAAAAatcgataaaatataaaaacattaccAATACAGGCTTGGATAATACCAGGAGTAATGCTGTTGGAAATATCTTGGAAATAAGACTACTGAAAGACTTGGGGACCGCAAAAACTGTTCAGTATTCTACCACGGCGCTGCGGGGAACAGGAATGAAAACGTAACGGACAGTGTAAAGGGGTACTACAGTAATACCTATCTGTATGGTCAACGAAAATTGGTGAGTGTCACAGGTGAGAGTTtgtatgaatttaatatttggGATTGTTTTGCGATTTTATGTCGCGTTTTCTATCCATTTTCaaagtgacttaatttattttaaaattaaataaggtaaattaatggtgtattaaataaatggaataCTGGTGTACATGACCTAGCTAGAATGATGAAGCTTGGCAAGAGGCACTACAATATTGCATTATGTACGTTAAATGGTCTTTCTTGGACATGGAAAAGtagtaaaaagtttatttatcaaAAGTTATGGAAATCATGAATATGTTACATAGTAATATAGTAATAGGATCTGCAtcatttgattgaaatatgtagTTTAAAACATacactattaaaattaaatgcgcTATTGTAGAGAAGACCTCAACTTATGTGCTAATTCGTGGAGAAATACTTTGTATTCTCCTTATTATaattgtaaattacaaaaaccactataattgataaataatcaaattaaaacttTGGGTAGTACCTAAAACGTTTAATGCATAATTCTTGACCAGAACTTCTGTCCACTCCTTTGTCACCCGTCACCCAAGTTTCAATATAATTAGAGCGAACGGCACCTTTTCAATTGGTTGGCGAAGAACTCCGCCGTCGAAGTTACTGGCTCTGATTTTATAACTGCACTGATTGTTCATTCGTACTGCATTCACTGCCAGATTATGTTAAAAGGTAGGTAACTGGATATGTAGCTGGATTAAGTTAGGGAAAGAATGTCTTTAAGTTAATTGAAGAAAGGATTGAAGTAAGACCGTTTTTTGTATCATATTTTTGGTTGAATGCTGTGTGTTTAAGATTAAGACACATCATGGCTGTGGTATGCTTCTCATGTGACAAAATCCAGATCTAGGTAGTTACGTGGGTGACCTAATACTCCTTAGTAAGTCCAGCTGTTGAATATACTCACATGACAGttgggacccaccaatttaacaatTTTAACCGCAAAAACTCTTAAAACAAAATGAGTCATTcttcaaaataacatttaatacaATAAGATTGGAAACCAAAGATTGGTCACAGTAAGTCAGGGGAACCAACCGCTAAGAACTTTAAGTTGAGTTTCCAAAACAAACTTAATGGAGTTATTACTTTTTGACTCCGAAGCGAAAGTTTATGACGCCCATGGCTTGATTTTCCAAATGTTGGACAGTAATCAAAAAGGTTGGAAGTTCAATTCTTGTTTATTTACGGTCACAGTCAGGTGTCAGATTGTGAGTATTATCTATATTTaactatataggtacataattctAGCCTTGATTTATATCTATTTCATGCACCCAGGCAAAACTAGCCTAATAGTAAAAGATAGCCTTTAATgatgaaaaatttttttcaaattggactaaTCCAGAGACAAGCGCGTTAAACCAGACAAACTTCAGATTTATATTGAgctttcataatattataactgcgaaaaaaaacttttgaaacgATTTCAATGTTTGATACACAGTCTAGACATCTATTCACATTTTTAATGCTTTTAATTTACCCATTCTTCTAAATAACTTTGTTCacataaaaatctgaaaacattaaatatacGGAACATTAATGAATCCCTTGTATTTTATATGGAAATGCGACAAACAAAACATGTCTGTCCTTACCGTTTTCATATTGTATATTTTAGGAATTATTTAGTacgaacaaaaaagaaaagaattaATTTGAGATAAAATGGCACTGATATACCGTGAGCCATTTTAATTATCATTCAACCTTGTTTGGGTTTAAAATAAAGACATGTTctctttttacccgactgccaagggttattattaatttgaatcGCCTTTTGTTTGTCAAACCATCAATCTACTGATAATTCTACgtaggtatactaatattacctataaagaAAGTTTGACTGTTTGTTCCAAAATCTACTGAATCaattcgaaaaatattttactgtagaGAAGCTACACCATTTTCTCGACTAGAGGTAGGAAtgatataaaattgataaaattcaGTTGCGCAGTTTTTGACCCACGGAAGGCGGGTAAAACCTAGTTCAGTGCTTTTGAACACCAAGTCCCagctaaaaaaaacttaatcgaACCATATCGcctataaaattaatagttctaaCATATTCTCAATCAGACGCGCGATTAGTCTCTATCAGACCCCCGTCACAGTCTGACAGAGATAATTGAGGACTGTCATTCACAGGATATGTGGATATTAGCTGAACTTCACTTTAAAGTCATATTACATATGGTTAGGTAATGATATCTACACATGATTATCTAACCATATCCCtactaatccctactaatattataaattcgaaagtaactctctctgtctgtctgttacgctttcacgtctaaaccactgaacggatttttataaaatttggcacagagatagagttgaccttgagaaagaacataggatagtttttatcccggacttttgaagaattcttttggaaacgcgatataaccgaactccacgcgggcgaagcagcgggcggaagctagtatgtaataactagctggtgcccgcgacttcgtctgcgcaggtttagtatttcgaacaatatgtttacaaattgtagcctatgtgttattctgatgtataagctatattattgtaaagtttcattaaaatccattcagtagtttttgcgtgaaagagtaacaaacatccatacataccaactttcgcgtttataatattagtaggatatgtCAAGGTTGTTGTTTCCTGGGAATTTACTCGCatattttcgaaaataatttattctgcTTAGGTAGAAATTAAAACGTCATGTTACCTGGTTTAATTAGTTTCAGACGTAattcgtaaaaataaaacaattgactaACTTATAGTTGGAAGCCTAAAGGATCTTGATAATTTTTGCAATCTATGTGTTTGTACCACATATTtgtagtctaaccaaggggggtattgggttgcccgggtaactgggttggggaggtcagatagggcagtcgctccttgtaaaacactggtactcagctacatccggttagactggaagccgaccctaacatagttgggaaaaaaggctcggaggatgaccaCATATTTGTATCTGGGCCAGTTTTATACACTGAATGAATCTTTAACGTCTTACTTGTAACTATATCATCATCTAATTCAGTGtatcccaaagtgggcgataacgcccccttgtgggcgctgcaggtctcaaggggggcggtaagagacccagaaagaaaatgggggcgttgtgtagaggcctggggggtgatttgtaattttatttagctaggaggcctcttagacaacgactGCATGAGCTTTCGACTCTCAACAACAaattgtgaacatcaactaagtaatatgaattaaaagattgcccaaactcggttctatatttctctccgtgtagttcatatatctgtccttttttattgaatatagaaaaaaataaaatcatatcaaTGTCTGTCGCTtcgtttcgtaattaaagtcgacacaaacaaacaaataaaaaggcaacagacacatTTTCGAagaagttatagtggtttttaaataggtgaaaaaccGACCTAGTGCGAGTCgaactcgcacacgaagggttccgtaccagagcaaaaatgagcaaaaaaaaacatgtttgtt from Helicoverpa zea isolate HzStark_Cry1AcR chromosome 20, ilHelZeax1.1, whole genome shotgun sequence includes these protein-coding regions:
- the LOC124640329 gene encoding uncharacterized protein LOC124640329 is translated as MERENVDTELLIAEIEKRYRSNHLRQDGGLCFEIPPWQHQPVVLEEHLVGLRLRWGNSSDSRRQLRSQLALANSEISRYMDTVLAPFLDTYHRNIQNSYQQLTGKILRRIKDEINGAIQKKQMIYTELTQLADNLKVPGMCEEERRAARTLASRHVSSIYACTEEARGSIAKMGKYAEEMIGITRNHMQATLVEATRAFEDQDLGAQRSAVLPKTDVSSCLEELSRAAVILGYELDLSLTNARRHNEQSCERLTSCTSRARRHTEEEIVALRDQIYQCVFA